The DNA region GTGCGCAAGGTCAGCTTCACCGGCTCCACCAGCGTGGGCAAGGTCCTGCTGGAGCAGTGTGCCGGCACCGTGAAGAAGGTCTCCATGGAGCTGGGCGGCAACGCGCCCTTCCTGATCTTCGACGACGCCAACCTGGACCGCGCCGTGGCCGGCGCCGTGGCCAGCAAGTACCGCAACAGCGGCCAGACCTGCGTGTGCACCAACCGCTTCTACGTGCAGGACGGCGTGTACGACGAGTTCGTGGAGAAGTTCAGCAAGGCCGTGGCCGAGCTCAAGGTGGGCAACGGCATGGACGAAGGCGTGACCCAGGGCCCGCTCATCGACGGCAAGGCCGTGGCCCACGTGGAGTCCCAGATCGGCGACGCCTTGAGCAAGGGCGGCCGCGTCGTGGTCGGCGGCAAGCGCCACGAGCTGGGCGGCAACTTCTTCGAGCCCACCGTGCTGGCCGACGCCACGCGGGAGATGTGCTTTGCCAAGGACGAGACCTTTGGCCCGCTGGCCCCGGTCTTCCGCTTTACCGAGGAAGAAGAGGCCGTGGCCCAGGCCAACGACACCAACTACGGCTTGGCCGCCTACCTCTACACCCGCAGCATCGGCCGCGCCTTCCGCGTCTCCGAGACCCTGGAGTACGGCCTTGTGGGCGTCAACGAGGGCCTGCTCTCCAGTTGCGAGGCGCCCTTCGGCGGCGTCAAGGAAAGCGGACTGGGCCGCGAAGGCTCCAGCCACGGCATCGACGACTACGTGGAGCTCAAGTACACCTGCATGAGCCTGGAGGACTAGAAGCCAGCAGTGCTCTTTTGCCCTGTGGCGGCGTCAGGCTCGCCTGCCTTGCCACAAACAAAATGGCTGCTGTTGAGATAGCTTCTATCCCCTTATATAAATGATAACGCCGTACGCGGCGGTCGGGAATGAACCCGGCCGCCGTTTTTTTATTCGGAAGGTAACGATTTGTTGCCTTGCCGACTGTTGACCGTACAATGCGGATCAGGCGTGGCGGGCGCTGAAAAAGAGCTTCAGGCCAAAGGCGATGAGGATGCCGCCGGTGATCCGGTCCAGGGTGCGCACCACGCCCGGACGGCAGAGCGCCGCGGCCAGGGGCCGGGTCATGGCGATGAGCAGCACGAACCAGAGGAAGCTCTCCAGCACGTGGATGGAGGCGAGGAGCAGCGTG from Oceanidesulfovibrio marinus includes:
- a CDS encoding NAD-dependent succinate-semialdehyde dehydrogenase, which translates into the protein MSLLERVLSRNACLVGSEWIAADSGDTIKVDNPATGEIIGTVPKCGKAETARAIEAAAAAFAGWRARTAIQRADVILRWRDLIMEHQDELAELMTLEQGKPLPEASGEIAYGAGYLRWFAEEARRVYGEIVPPPVPGRTLLVTKAPVGVVGIITPWNFPMAMIARKIGPALAVGCPSVIKPASQTPFSALAMAELALEAGVPEGIINVVTGDARAIGGELTANPTVRKVSFTGSTSVGKVLLEQCAGTVKKVSMELGGNAPFLIFDDANLDRAVAGAVASKYRNSGQTCVCTNRFYVQDGVYDEFVEKFSKAVAELKVGNGMDEGVTQGPLIDGKAVAHVESQIGDALSKGGRVVVGGKRHELGGNFFEPTVLADATREMCFAKDETFGPLAPVFRFTEEEEAVAQANDTNYGLAAYLYTRSIGRAFRVSETLEYGLVGVNEGLLSSCEAPFGGVKESGLGREGSSHGIDDYVELKYTCMSLED